The following proteins come from a genomic window of Montipora capricornis isolate CH-2021 chromosome 9, ASM3666992v2, whole genome shotgun sequence:
- the LOC138014972 gene encoding nucleoside diphosphate-linked moiety X motif 6-like has product MRRIFQRTLTLSCNERPFWRQRHSYSAVPCLKWERTEFNGVDVNLNQLGESVSLEQFDRTLRESILQWRRESKKSIWMKVPISQSYLIPVAFTHGFNYHHAVGNYAMLLKWLPQQVACNVPPYASHQIGVAGMVLNEEKNEVLVVQDKHMIKFGKVRKAVWKFPGGLSDEGESIEETAIREVYEETGVKSEFKSVIMFRQQHQMKNAFGKSDIYLICRMAPLSYGISRCEDEIAKCEWMNLSTLLTHTDTGPMTRLAARLAARGLKNGFENVDILSNRMTSWIDPKKTVCLFHRYLPS; this is encoded by the exons ATGCGGCGTATATTTCAGAGAACTCTTACCTTAAGTTGTAATGAGAGACCTTTTTGGAGACAAAGGCACTCTTATTCAGCAGTGCCTTGTTTAAAATGGGAGAGAACAGAATTCAACGGCGTGGATGTAAATTTGAATCAGTTGGGGGAAAGTGTCTCGCTGGAACAATTTGATAGAACGTTAAGAG AGAGCATTTTACAGTGGAGAAGGGAATCAAAGAAATCAATTTGGATGAAAGTGCCAATTTCTCAAAGTTACTTGATTCCTGTTGCATTTACTCATGGCTTCAATTACCACCATGCTGTCGGCAACTATGCAATGCTGCTAAAGTGGCTCCCTCAACAGGTTGCCTGCAATGTGCCGCCATACGCATCACACCAGATTGGAGTTGCAG GTATGGTTCTTAACGAGGAAAAAAATGAAGTCTTAGTTGTTCAGGAcaaacacatg ATTAAATTTGGAAAGGTGAGAAAGGCAGTCTGGAAATTTCCTGGTGGTCTTTCAGATGAAGGAGAGAGTATTG aAGAGACAGCTATCCGTGAAGTCTATGAAGAGACTGGAGTAAAGTcag AATTTAAGTCAGTGATAATGTTCAGACAACAGCACCAAATGAAGAATGCATTTGGCAAGTCTGATATTTACCTCATTTGTAGAATGGCTCCTCTTAGTTATGGCATCAGTCGCTGTGAAGATGAGATTGCAAAGTGTGAGTGGATGAATTTGTCAACCCTCTTAACTCACACAGACACTGGTCCAATGACACGGTTAGCAGCAAGACTAGCAGCTCGTGGACTTAAAAATGggtttgaaaatgttgacaTATTGTCAAACAGAATGACATCTTGGATTGATCCTAAGAAGACAGTTTGCCTTTTTCATAGATATTTGCCTAGCTGA